The DNA segment ggtcagaaagcaggagctgaagcagagaccatggagagatgttctttactggctggcttccactggcttgctcagcttgctttcttatagaacccaagactaccagcccagagatggcaccacccacaaggggccctccccccttgatcactaattgagaaaatgccttgcagctggatcttgtggaggcgtttccccaactgaagctcctttctctgtcataactccagctgtgtcaagttgacacaaaactagccagtacaaacatcttctttgtttttcaaCCAACCtcaaagaaagagatagagaaagacatTAGAAATTAGAGACATTCGTGTTCAAGGATCttagaattaacattgtgaaaattGCCATTTTCTAAAAAGCCATGTATGAACTCAGTGCAATCCCTTTCAAACTATTTATCTCACTGTTCACAAAAATTGCAAAAGCAAATAGTATCATACAATTTTAATGGACTACAAAAGGGCTTTTGATAGCTGAAATGATCCTGAGCAAAAGGAATAATGGAGGAGGGAATCAAGTTATATTACAGAGCCATAACAATAAAGATAACGTGGTATTGGCACAAAGCAAATTAGATTAATGAAACAAAACTGAAGACCCAAACATGAACTGGCTTAACTACAATTATCTAGTATTTTGCAAAGATGACAAAAGCATAATCTGGGTAAAACTATCATCTTCAACAAAAGGTAGTGGTAAACTGGGTGCCTACATGAAGAAAAATAAGATAAGATGAATATTTATCAACTTGCCAAATACCAATTCCAATTTGACCAAAAACCTAAATGTGGCACCTGAAAGAGcaaaacttctagaagaaaatgtAAGCAGTACTAATACTTTAATGGGCTCCATATTTGAAAGTTAGGTCCTGAATATCAAATAACTGTTTATGTTAATTAACCATACAAAGTTCTTATATTGTGAGATCTAGATATAAATTTCATTTCACAGGATGTTCCTGGAGATGttagattgttttattttattttgagcataataacaacaacaacaataataataataacaacataaatctATCTTCAAATTCTGTACATGAATGTAGATGAGAAACATATAAATGTACAAATGTAAACAGAAGTGCATATTTAAAAAGAttgcatttacatttctttttggaAAATATGAAAAGACTGACttttgccccagtgtaggggaatgccagggcggggaggcaggagtggttgggtatGCTCATAGAAgagggggggtaggggtgggatgaaatagggggtttccagaggaaaccaggaaagaagataacatttgaaatgtaaataaataaaatattaaataaaaaaagaaaaaagaaaagactgattttatatatttttataaattgaaGTATAAGTATCCAATGTTATAAACATATTTAAGTGTATGAGGTAGAATATTGTTTAAATTATCAATTATGTACATGACAAGTTCATAATGACCTTAGACTAGAATCCTCGCTTAGATAGAAAGCATACAATCATATATGCGTCTAAGAATTAACACAACAAGTTATTTATTAGCTCTGTGGTATGAAAAGTCACATGACTTCTCGCTAAGTGTTGACCCTGTTACTGCTGCACATATACAGCAGTCCTGAAGCATAATGAACCAAAAACTTACTACCTGATATTTTTCACCACATTCTATGTTCTGTAACAAAATAGATCTTTTTGTTAAttcttgttcttattttatttgtggaATCCTTGAAGTATTCTTGTGAGTAAACAAATGCTCTCATGTAATTATCTCTAATGGAAGCAATTGCTGTGGTCCCAACTCTCATGTGGGTCTCTTGGTCACTACAGTCCAGTGACGTCAATTCACAATTAGTTTCTAATCACTGCAGTGGCTTTTTAAATATCTCTGTGTTGATGACAGTAATAGTCTGAGATCTTAAGGGTGAAAATTGAAGTTTAGAAAGTCATGAGTGTCCTGCCTTTCTCACCTATTCATTGGCTCTTACAGAATTGTGATTATCTTCTTTGGTGCTTGTAAAAGAAAAGGGAGGCGAGTGCTGCTTTCTGGACTTATAGATAAGTCAGGAAGAGATGTTCTTATGACATGTAAGTAAATGTATACACTTACAGATGCAACACAGATGAAGACATATTCCTTGCAGATGACATGTTATAGGTTTAAATTTTTGGAAGACTCTGAAAGTTATAATTTAGTATTTTGAACAGAAGCACAAAATACCTACTGTTAGACTAAGTTCCTGGCAATTTCTATAACAGAATTATTTTGAAACTTTGTTGTCATATGTCAGACTCTTGACCATCCAAGttttccttcagctccttagaaCTCCCACATCCAGATGCATTTCATTCACTTAAATACAGCCACTTGTAGTTACAGAAATAACCTATTACttgggtgtttttctttttaaagtgaagCTTTTGTTTTCTCTAGTGTGATTTACAACAACTAAATTCTTTCCCTTTGTTAATGAGTATAGTACATTATAGGTTAACCACATACTCCATTCAGTGTTATACAagcaaagtggtttttttttctgtatttcttcaaaAACAATGTACCAATCAGTGTCCACTAACAGCAATTGTGATATACCTGATCTGTCTTTAGTtagaaattaaaaagacaaaatgtttaAAAGTTGGTGAAAGATGCATCTGTGAAACAGAAATATTCATGAGACTTGTAGGCTACATATTCTTTCTCAATTCATCTACCAGTCCTAATATCTGAGTAATGAGAATTGGAGAGAGAATTATACACTAAACTTTCAAAAATTGAGGACCCGAAGATCACTGTGCTCATCCATACCCAGAGAGatggatttttatttaaatattgtaaGAACTGAAAATCTGTTTTTTATAGGCATATCTAATTGTAAACACATTTTAGTGTGATTTATGCCAGGCAATGTAAAATTAtcatataataattattatattaaattagGATACATCTAATCTAACACACTGTATCTAAGGAATAATTATAAATTCTTAGAAATCACAGAGTTCTCACCTCAGTAATCATCTAAGAAGCATTtttgatgggttttgtttttattttttttttctttttataactatTTAATATGTAAGATTGTTAAGTTCTTACAGGTTAAAAAGACCCAGGCAGGGTCACATTGGTGCTCAATATCATAATTATAATCTGGCATGACATTGTTTGAATTCATCAATATAGAATTAATTGTTTGCAGATAAAATGTGAATACTTTACATCTAATATATAATAtgcaagaaaaagaataaattaattgattcattgatttttctcaatgTTCAAGAAATGAATAATATGGGTCTATAATTTTGAGGAGGCAGATATTAATCTATAACAATGCATAGCACTAGGCCTTGAAAGAATCAACAGTTCTGTGCTTCTATACTAGTGAAATTAGAAAGGGATTATATGGTTAATACTGTTGAAGTCCATATTCCTACCATCTTTATTTCAGACACTAAGTTTTAGTATCCAATTTTCCCAAAGATTTTCAAGAGTTCCAGGACTCTCTGACAGTGGAAGAAATCAGCTTTGCAGAAGTGTCAGAGAAGTTATTGGAGCCCAGTTCCTGGTTTGATCTACTAACATGATTGGATTGGatgttctcttttaaattttctgcTCACAAATGCACCAAGAAGCTGCAGCTGCTTCTTTCCTGCTCACTCATGCTTATGGAGTATATATAAAATCCCAGTAAGTTGTTTCTACCTGTATTACTTTTTTCTACCCGTAAAGATCCATTGTGGAAGGAGTCTAAGAGCTGGGACTTCTAAAAACTAAGGCAAATGTTTAAAAGCTCAGAAAAAATGTGGTACTTTCTCaaaatcaaatatattatattatatatttttctatagtATGCTCTACTTCAACCTTCTACTACTTAAACAGTTCTGAATATCTTGGTGTACTTGTTTTGTTGTGATAAGTGGTAAAAACACAAATTAGTTCCTTGCTGGGTTCTGACAAGTTAGAGCCATGAAATCCAAAATTATTCCCTGGGTTTGTTTCTGGAAGATAACTAAGATTACTAGTCATTTTTGGACATATATGTAAATCACCCAGTGAAACCCAAGCAGAGATAAAGAATTAAGCAGTTATTGTCTAAGAAGACATTGCTATTCACAGCTGGCAGAGGCtggaaataataaaaagacaCCTTTAAAGACATGATTTAGATGAGAATGATCTTCAAATTGAGATAATACAGTGTCTCTTTGCAaatagctttgcaattttcttatTTCTGTACATGTCTGCAAGCTATAGATCATTTCAATAACTAAAAACAAGGTAAACGGGAGTAAATTCAGATAAAATAGGGCATATTACCTGTGCAGGAAAGAAAACCATTCTCATAGTATAAATTCCTACAGTACACAATCTTTCTAAACATGATTATTCTCAAGGCTCTtcaaatgtgtttgtgtttgtgtgtgtgtgtgtgtgtgtgtgtctgtgtgtctctgtgtgtgtataagtatgtttTAGTAAAATTTCTGTCATTATTAACACTAGTGGCTGTGTATGAAGGTTATCATACCCAAGGCTTAGTTGACAGCAATATATGTATCAGATTTCTCCAGAAGAAGAAACTTCATGAGGAGCTGAGTGACAAGAAGAAAACTTCTATGAAGCTCTCTATCTTCTACTTTTGCCAAGATTGTATATTTTACATTACAGGATTTGTAATTGGAGAGATGGAGATAATTTGTAGTTTCTAAGTGTGAAGGTCCTTTTTATAGACTAGCTAAAAGAGAAATCCAGAGCTGCCTCTCTTTATGGCTATAAATGTCATGAACACATAGCGTGTTTATGCGAGGGCAAAACAAGAAGTATACTCTCCATTGAGTTTTCACAAAGTGAACAGAATCACCAGGCACAATAAGCAACAGAGTTACCAGGACTCAGTGTCCTTCCTGTCCTTCTTTCCTATTCAAGGATGACTAGTGGCAGGTTTCTGAAAACCATTTAATCACTTTGTTTAATTTCAGGCTTTATATAACTAGATCCATTCAACATTACATTACACTAGTTATATAATTGTTCAATATCTCAAGAAAATCTATGTATAGTcacattaatatatatgtatataaatgtatatacacacacacatatatacatatatgtatgtatgtatatataattgagaaaggaagagaaactttTTTAACTGATTGATTTCTATTCTGTTTCCATTCAGATAGTTGAAGGTAACTCTCTTCCAAAGTCAATGAATGAAACAAATTACTCTCGTGTGACAGAGTTTGTGCTGTTGGGTCTGTCTAGTTCAAAGGAGCTCCAGCCTTTCCTGTTTCTCATATTTTCACTGCTGTACCTAGCAATACTGCTGGGCAACTTTCTCATCATCCTCACAGTGACTTCAGACTCACGACTTCATACACCCATGTACTTCCTGCTTGCAAACCTATCTTTTATAGATATGTGTGTAGCCTCTTTTGCTACCCCAAAAATGCTTGCTGACTTTCTGGTTGAACGAAAAACAATATCTTTTGAAGCCTGCTTGGCTCAGATTTTCTTTGTTCATCTCTTTACTGGTGGTGAAATGGTACTTCTTGTATCCATGGCCTATGATCGCTATGTTGCAATATGCAAGCCTCTCCACTACATGACAATCATGAGTCGCCGTGTATGTATCATTCTCGTCTGCATTTCCTGGTTTGTGGGTTTCATCCATACAACTAGTCAGTTGGCATTCACTGTTAACTTGCCATTTTGTGGTCCTAACAAAGTAGACAGTTTTTTCTGTGATCTCCCACTGGTGACCAAGCTAGCTTGCATAGACACTTATGTTGTGAGCTTGCTAATAGTTGCAGATAGTGGATTTCTATCCATGAGTTCATTTCTCCTCTTGGTTGTCTCCTACACTGTGATTCTCATTACTGTTAGGAATCGTTCCTCTGCTAGCATGGCCAAGGCTCGATCCACCCTAACTGCTCACATCACTGTAGTTGTACTATTTTTTGGACCATGCATCTTCATCTATGTGTGGCCCTTTAGCAGCTATTCAGTTGACAAAGTCCTTGCTGTGTTCTACACCATCTTCACACCCATTTTAAACCCAGTTATCTACACTCTGAGAAACAAAGAGGTGAAAGCAGCAATGTCAAAGCTGAGGGGTCGCTATCTGAAACCTGGACAGGTTTCTGCATTGATAAGAAATGTTCTTTTCCTGGAAACAAAGTAAAATTACAGGACTAGCAGCAGTTTTGTCTTCCCTCTAATACATATCCTAAATGGAAGTGCCTTTACTTCTAAAGTTAGTTATTTAATATGTGGGGCTGTTTAAAGGCTTACTACACATTTCATGAAATTTAATATTCCttcacttatttttgttttctgctatttttctttttctttttgaaacttacctttgttttaaaattaaagtttgtTTTTCATGTAAATGATGTTTGGCATTTATTGAATTCCAAATACATTTTGTCTTGTGTTTAGAAAATTTAGTTTATATTTACACTATCAAGTAAATTTGCTGTTTGTTAAGAATGTGATATATTTCATAagagaagaatttaaaataagaGTGATGATTCTTGCATTTTCTAGTTCTATGCTCATTTTGTTCCTTCCATAAAACCCTTTTTTTGTGAACACCAAGTGATGACTGAGACTTGTTTTCTTACAGTCTTTTGCACTTCATGAATAGCTGTACAGAGTTTACTATTCAGCAGCAGGATCTACAGTAGTTGGGTTTTATGTACAAACGAATCCAATTAAATAGACATTAATCACAATAGGTAAGACCATTCACAGATTACTTGGGAAATCCAAAGACATTTTTAAGAACATCAACTCcagagctgagtgtggtggcacatgactttaatcccagcgcttgggaggcagaggcaggcagatttctgagttcgagaccagcctggtctacagagtgagctccaggacagccagggctatacagagaaaccctgtttcaacaaacaaacaaacaaacaaacaaacaaacaaacaaacaaacaaacaaacaaacaaaaaaaaacaaaaataaaaacaaacaaacaaaaaaaaccatcaaCTCTTGGAACTCATCCTATGTCTTGTAGACAAAGCCCTGATACTGAGAAAAATTGATCCTTAGATGTTACTAAAGCTTTATAATAACCAATATTTCTTGCCATAGGTTATTTAATAGCCATGTTACTAGAACTACCCATTATTTAGCAGTTCACGATTTCCAtcaataaatgcaaaaaaaaaaatcttacgcTTAATCCTAGGTCAAATTTGGCTGAGGTATGTCCAAAGGCATTATCAATCacattgtataaataaatatttctaagcaCACAGAAATATCATTCTGTCACATAAACACCtttctcttcatttagatttTGGAGGTCATGAAAGGATTGCTACGGCAggttaggaaaagaaagaaagaaagtgagagaaagaaagagagagagagagagagagagagagagagagagagagagagagagagagagagagagagagaaagaaaggaagggaaggagggagggagggagggagggagggagggagggagggagggagggagggagggaggaaggaagaaaggaaggaagagaaacaatTTTTGTCCTTCAAAAGAACTTTTATAATTTATTGAACATGATAACAAATGGGATGTTGCTATTTTGAAGCTTCATTAATTCAGGTAGAACAGAAATTCATGGTTGTAAGAACTTTTGATTGGTATATATAATGATGAACATTTTGCTTAATACTTATCTTTGGATAGGAATTAGAATTAGATAATAATGATTAAAATTCATGCATAACAGggaattatatggccaatttacAATATTAAGTGTCATAGAATAATTTTGGGAAATCAGATAAAATGAGTGATCTATAATGAggacataaatatttattagcaTTATTTTGAACCTTTGTTATCACATAAGTTGTCCTCCATAGAGGAGACaaccaaaagaaggaaaatgggaTTATTATcagttggttgattttgtttgttcctcaagtgcacacacatataatacattgATTAACTACAGCAGAAACCCTGATTGGGACTGTGGGTGTCATTGAGTGCATTAGgttcacattaaataaatttcaTCTGCTCCTTTTACTTCTGATGACACTTACTGTTCTGTAATGCGATGAGATTGGAATCTGAAAAAATGTGCTATTTTGGAGGGATAATCATTTCTATCAGTTCCTTTCTCTTATCAAAACCTTTCCCTTTTGTTCACACATTGATTACTTGGACCACTATTTGACTAATGAGTTTTACAGAAATTGCATCCCAGAATGATTGCCTTTGTCATGGCACACAGTTTACAGTGCTAATATGGGAACAGTACTAGGACTTTGAGGTTAATTTTTCTAGTATTGACAATGCTGTTAAATAACACATTCTTTAAATAGAACCAAGAAGAAGCTGATATTGCAACTATACTCTTTTACAGATGATTAGCCCAAGATGTGATCGATGCAATGAACTAAATTTTAACATGTGATACTTTGGTATTAGTAACTAAAACACACAGTTTCAAAAACTAAGAGAAGAATTAAGCTTGGCTTCTCTGCCCATCACTCTTAGGGATCACTTGTGAAAATTCCTTTCTCTTTCAGTGAAGTTCCAGTTATCTCTAGCCTAAAGTATCTTGGTTCTAAGAATAACACATACTTTAGCAAAGATAATATGATTGTTAAGAAACCAAATATTTGACTAGTGAGCAGGGCATACGATAGTCACTTACATAGTTCATAGGAATATGGTTGATTACTGTTTGGTAATAATTGACTTATCAAGACAAAGCATATAAtagaaagtgaataaatgaatgaatgaatgaatgaatgaatgaatgaatgaatgagggacTGGATGCCTAATACATTTAGTTAAGTTGAAGGATGAAAATCTCATTTAAATGAGAAATAATATGACTAAAACTTAGCAGACTCACAAGAGTATCAGTGTTCCCATGCCCAATAAAACAGTTAATGATCAGTTATAGTGTCTTAGCCACCTGTCTCACTAAAAATATGCTTCAGTTACTGAAGCCTAAATTCAATAAGGATTGCATGAAAGATTGTCATGACGTAGGGAACCTAACATAGGTGTTGAGAGGAGGGAGCAAATTTCAATTATGATCATTATTTGTTGGCCCTTTCCCAGCAGGTAACTTCTAGGAAATAAGCCCAGACCTGCTGAGTCTCTCCAGGGTTGGGTGGGATGGTGAGTGCTGGCGATCTGAGAAGAACCACACGGGGCCAGGAGTCTTGTCTATGCAGGAACTCATTTTATTAAGCTAGGCACTTGCTTGTATAGAGAAGGCAAGGAGGTGGGCACCTAGGTATGGAAAGAGATGACATATAGGGTGGTGCGAGGTGATGAGGAGTATGGGGTGACTAGGTGGGGCCAGTAAGTTTATTTTACATCAGTGGTAGGCAGGCAGGGCTGGTAAGGGTCATGCTTAGTCATTCccaggcataagtgagagagccaggtctcaaaaaaattttttttaactttttccaattttttattaggtattttcttcatttacatttcaaatgctatccttaaagtcccctataccctcaccccaccctgctcccctacgcacccactcccacattttggccctggtattcccctgtactggggcatataaagtttgcaagaccaaggggcctctcttcccaatgatggccaactaggtcatcttctgctacatatgcagctagagatgcgagctctgggggtactggttagttcatattgtagtacCCAGGTCTCAAAATTTGTCCTCACActcaggtttgtcctcaaggTCCAAACCAAGGCCAAATAGAGCCCAACAATTATTGTTTGAACTGCTATATTAATAACTTATTCCATCAACTCTTGTAATTTTTCTATACTTACACACAGTTTACTTCTAGATTCCCTCATTGTTTTCTTTCAGGAATTTCTTATActgaacattttctttgaccagtatATTAATTTCTTCTATAGTACCTTCA comes from the Mus musculus strain C57BL/6J chromosome 14, GRCm38.p6 C57BL/6J genome and includes:
- the Olfr727 gene encoding olfactory receptor 727, which gives rise to MNETNYSRVTEFVLLGLSSSKELQPFLFLIFSLLYLAILLGNFLIILTVTSDSRLHTPMYFLLANLSFIDMCVASFATPKMLADFLVERKTISFEACLAQIFFVHLFTGGEMVLLVSMAYDRYVAICKPLHYMTIMSRRVCIILVCISWFVGFIHTTSQLAFTVNLPFCGPNKVDSFFCDLPLVTKLACIDTYVVSLLIVADSGFLSMSSFLLLVVSYTVILITVRNRSSASMAKARSTLTAHITVVVLFFGPCIFIYVWPFSSYSVDKVLAVFYTIFTPILNPVIYTLRNKEVKAAMSKLRGRYLKPGQVSALIRNVLFLETK